In Zingiber officinale cultivar Zhangliang chromosome 3B, Zo_v1.1, whole genome shotgun sequence, a single window of DNA contains:
- the LOC121968426 gene encoding spindle and kinetochore-associated protein 1 homolog: MDLKQAGSSLDALVSSFQSRIVDLQELVIARNMYPTTSMPDLSAVDTSLKTMESQIQAIKDRLQEERNVIPKAKKFIELSQQQQRKLQHMLSHMPPAMLERRSRSDHNPSISMVIDDLEEPSHLKEEPVAMPKMRKGPIPAPRWYISFDELDSLSSYMRGRLTLDKVNIAINEIAVHAETNSHLISCPKKKLAEDTWEKALELRDIVSADSVKGKHFFLETDIKGPGLKLDNTGKAILTVLRHLGRIVETRIGHHRVFTLQKPQ; the protein is encoded by the exons ATGGATCTGAAGCAAGCGGGATCGTCCCTTGACGCTCTCGTCTCATCCTTCCAATCGCGCATTGTCGATCTCCAGGAGCTTGTCATCGCCCGCAACA TGTATCCAACCACTAGCATGCCTGATCTGTCGGCGGTCGACACTTCCCTGAAGACGATGGAGTCGCAGATCCAGGCGATAAAAGACCGGCTGCAAGAGGAGCGAAATGTCATCCCTAAGGCCAAA AAATTCATCGAGCTGTCCCAACAACAACAAAGAAAGCTGCAACACATGCTCTCTCACATGCCCCCCGCAATGCTTGAGAGAAGGTCGCGTTCGGATCACAATCCCTCCATCAG CATGGTAATAGACGATTTGGAGGAACCTTCTCATCTTAAGGAGGAGCCTGTGGCAATGCCTAAG ATGAGGAAGGGTCCGATTCCTGCCCCCCGTTGGTATATTTCTTTTGATGAATTGGACTCACTGTCATC TTACATGAGGGGAAGACTGACTTTGGACAAGGTCAACATTGCTATCAATGAGATAGCTGTTCACGCAGAAACAAATTCTCATCTAATTTCATGCCCAAAGAAGAAG CTAGCTGAAGACACTTGGGAGAAGGCCCTT GAACTAAGAGATATAGTATCAGCCGATTCAGTAAAGGGCAAGCACTTTTTCCTTGAAACTGACATAAAAGGACCAGGACTGAAACTTGACAACACAGGAAAAGCAATTCTAACT GTCCTTCGACATCTTGGCCGTATCGTTGAAACTCGTATCGGTCATCACCGCGTGTTTACCCTTCAAAAGCCTCAATAA
- the LOC122056733 gene encoding 14 kDa proline-rich protein DC2.15-like — MHDLPAKTNATAARSPTDSSSRLQLYSLPSSCQFLHSSCSTMGTGGSAPASAAGLFLALNLLLFFTLAGSCGTCPPKTSPKPSLGGKCPIDALKMAACSSVLNGLITFGIGAFPQQPCDCCTLIDGLLDLEAAVCLCTAFRANIFGVNLNVPINFTLLLNYCGKKVPYEFQCP; from the exons ATGCATGATTTGCCTGCCAAAACCAATGCCACTGCAGCTCGATCGCCCACAGATTCATCGTCCCGATTACAATTATACAGCCTTCCCTCTTCTTGTCAGTTTCTGCACAGCAGCTGTTCGA CCATGGGCACCGGTGGCTCGGCACCGGCGTCGGCGGCGGGTCTCTTCCTAGCCCTcaacctcctcctcttcttcaccTTGGCCGGCTCCTGCGGCACTTGCCCGCCGAAGACGAGTCCGAAGCCTTCGTTGGGAGGGAAGTGCCCCATAGACGCCCTCAAGATGGCGGCCTGCTCCAGCGTGCTCAACGGGCTCATCACCTTCGGCATCGGCGCGTTCCCGCAGCAGCCCTGCGACTGCTGCACGCTCATCGACGGCCTGCTCGACCTCGAGGCCGCCGTCTGCCTCTGCACCGCTTTCAGGGCCAACATCTTCGGCGTCAACCTTAACGTCCCCATCAACTTCACCCTCCTCCTCAACTACTGCGGCAAGAAGGTTCCCTACGAGTTCCAGTGCCCTTGA